One stretch of Clostridium sp. Marseille-P299 DNA includes these proteins:
- a CDS encoding type IV pilus twitching motility protein PilT: MFTIEELLLLAKGKGASDLHITVGIPPKCRVHGILVSLGENKLLPSDTNRIIWPMLTDQLKQKLEKNGEIDFSYSIPNLGRYRVNVFKQRGSYAAAIRLVGTVIPHPKTLGIPESVLELTKKKRGLVLVTGPTGSGKSTTLASLIDVINTNSNSHIITLEDPIEYLHQHKKSIVNQREIGLDTDSYQDALRAALREDPDVILVGEMRDLETIAIAITAAETGHLVFSTLHTIGAANTVDRMIDVFPPHQQQQIRIQLASVLEAVISQQLIPSSDGLGRVAAFEVMHVNSAIRNLIREAKAHQITSIIQTNKKFGMQTMDEAIYHLYISKMIDSEKAMHFAQDQAAIERRLF; the protein is encoded by the coding sequence TGTTAGCAAAAGGAAAAGGGGCCTCTGACTTACACATTACAGTGGGAATTCCACCGAAATGTAGAGTTCATGGCATTTTAGTAAGTCTAGGAGAAAATAAGTTATTGCCAAGTGACACGAATCGTATCATTTGGCCTATGTTAACGGATCAATTGAAGCAAAAATTAGAGAAGAACGGAGAAATTGATTTTTCCTATTCCATCCCTAATCTAGGTAGATATCGGGTGAATGTATTTAAACAAAGAGGTTCCTATGCGGCTGCAATTCGTTTGGTTGGTACAGTGATTCCACATCCAAAGACATTAGGAATTCCGGAGTCTGTTTTAGAATTAACAAAGAAAAAAAGAGGCTTAGTTTTGGTAACAGGTCCAACGGGAAGTGGTAAGTCTACCACGTTAGCATCGCTAATTGACGTGATCAATACAAATAGTAATTCACACATTATTACCCTAGAAGATCCGATTGAATATTTGCATCAACATAAAAAATCCATAGTGAATCAAAGAGAGATTGGATTAGATACCGATTCTTATCAAGATGCATTAAGAGCAGCCCTAAGGGAAGACCCAGATGTAATCTTAGTAGGCGAGATGAGGGATTTGGAAACAATAGCAATAGCAATCACTGCAGCAGAAACCGGGCATCTTGTGTTCTCGACCTTACATACCATTGGTGCAGCAAATACTGTGGATCGTATGATAGATGTATTTCCACCGCACCAACAGCAGCAGATTCGAATTCAATTAGCTTCTGTATTAGAGGCAGTAATCTCACAACAGTTAATTCCGTCATCAGATGGACTAGGTAGAGTTGCAGCTTTTGAAGTAATGCATGTAAATTCTGCAATCCGAAATCTAATTAGGGAAGCCAAAGCGCACCAGATTACATCGATTATTCAAACCAATAAAAAGTTTGGAATGCAGACGATGGATGAAGCGATATATCACTTGTATATAAGTAAAATGATAGACTCCGAAAAGGCAATGCATTTTGCGCAAGACCAAGCGGCAATTGAGAGAAGATTGTTCTAA